Sequence from the Schaalia sp. 19OD2882 genome:
CTCGGCCCCGACCGGAAGCGTCAAGGCCGGCGAGAAGGTTGTCGTCGCGGTGCTTGTCCACAACCTGGGTCTGAGCCTCGACTGGAGCAACGGCTCCGGGAATGCCAAGTCGCAGTCCAAGGAGAACCGTGGCCTCTTCGATGCCCAACTCGGCAACCGTGGACCTGTGACGTGGAGGATAAAGGGAGCCTCCGCTGAAAGCGCCCGCATCGCCGAGACGAACCCGTCGGGGACGATCTACAACAACGGCGGTCTGGGAGGCGAAGCACTCGGATGGCACATGCCGTCCTTCGACGACTCGGCGTGGGTGAAGACCTCCGATCTGCACGCTCCCTCCGCCGGCGTCCACTGGTATCGCGCCCATGTGAACCTTGACGTGCCCGAAGGTCAGGACACGGCTTTCCGTCTGGACGTGAACTCCGATCGCTTCACCTCGCGCGCCGACAAGGCCCAGATGACCCTTTTCGTCAACGGTTGGAACACGGGTGTGTACATCGGTGACAAGGGGCCGCAGAATTCATTCACCATCCCCTCCGCTTTCCTGAATCCGCGCGGCGAAAACGTCATCGCCGTGGCGCTGGCGGCGAAGGAGGCCGGTATGGGTCCCGAATCGATGACCCTTCGCGTCCTGCACTCGACGACGCTTCCCGTGCAGACCACTCCTGAGCCCGACCCTCAACCCGAACCTGATCCTCAGCCGAAGCCGGATCCCCAGCCCAAGCCGGATCCCCAGCCTCGACCCGAGCCCGACCCCAAGCCCCAACCGACTCCAAGTGTCGAGGTGAGCCCGGCCCGGGCGGCTCGCGGAAGCACAGTGACGATCACCGGCCGCGGTTTTGCGGCGAATTCGCAAATCGAGGCCGTGCTCCATTCCGACCCGATCGTTCTTGCACGGGCCACCAGCGACTCTTCGGGCACTGTCTCGATCTCGGCGACCATCCCCGAGAACGCGGCAGTGGGAATGCACCGCGTCGTCCTCACCCAAGTGGGCACGTCCTCCAGCGCGTCGACTCCTCTTGAGGTCCTCCAAGCGGATCGGGCAGGAACGCCTTCGCCTGGTCGCAATGGGAACAAGTCCGGGACCGAACAGGGGTCGCAAAGCGGGGGCCTGGCATCAACCGGATCGAGCGCCGCACTCGTGGTCGCAAGCTCTGTTCTTCTTCTCGGCGCAGGATTGCTCCTGCTGCGGTTGAAGGCGCGGCACGTGGAATGAGGCGCGAGCGATTCGTCTGATTCCGGGGGGCGGGAGCGTCGGGCCATTGAGGTCCGCGCCCCGCCCCCTGTTGCCTTCATTTTCGGCACGTGCCGCTCTGGTCTGCATGAATGTGAAGGCAGCATGTCCGGACAATGTTTCCAACAGGACGGGGAAGCAACTTCCCGGTTTAATGGTGGCATGACTCACACGGGACTGCCTGGCTCGGAGAAGGACCTCGACGCCCTTCTCACACAGGACCCCACCACATCCCACGCACAGTTGGCCCGCATCGCGGCAGCCCGCTCGGACCTGCACGCGGCCCTTGCCGCACACCCGAACGCTTACCCGAAACTGCTCGAATGGTTGGCCACGTCCACAGATCCCACCGTGCACAAGGCATTGGCCGCCCGACCGACCACACCCCCGCCGGGCTCCGGGCAAACGCCGGACATGGCGGCATCGGCCACGTCGAACACTCCCCTGCCGCCCCTGGTCGAGGCGCTGTGGCGCTTCGTGCGTCGCAAGCCCTTGCAGGTCGGCGCCACGGCAATGCTCTTCGTCCTCGTCCTGGTCCTTGGAGGATGGGGCTTGGCGCGCCTGAACGGCGACGGAACCTACGCCAATGCCACCGAGTGGTCGCACGCGTGGCTGTCCGGCAACGAGGTCGTGTGGACCGTCCCGGCCGAAGAGGGAGCCCAGGCCACCTTCCTGACCGCCTCACGCGACGGGAAGCACCTGGTTCGCACCTCCACCCTGTCCCCCACCCAGCGGCGCCTCACCGCCTACACGCTGGAAGGCACCAGTGTCACCGAGTCCTGGAGGACCGACTTCGAGGTGGGCGCGGACACCCAGACGGCCTCGGTCGTGTGGCGCTCCTACGTGGTCACACCGAGCTCCCTCTACGACCAGTCCACGGGTGAAGCCACCGAGGTGCCCTGGCCCAAGGGGGCGTGGGTGTCCTCCGACGGCGATCGGGCCGTCGCCTGCACGGCTGCCGGGGACTGTTCCCTGTGGACGGGCCTGGGCGGCCCCAACTGGGAGGTGCATGTGGACGGTTTCGCGGCCGACTACGGGTCGATCCCCCTGTCCCACACCCTCGTGTCCGGGGGCGCCGAATTCACCTACGTGCCCGGCGCCCAGGTGCTCATGAACTTGCGCACCGGCGAGCAGGTCGACTTGGGGCTCAAAGGCTCCTCGGTCAGCACCTTCCTGGCCCTGGCCGACGGCTGGGTGCTGGTCGACGGCGCGAGGGCCCATGTGTTCGCAGCCGACGGGACGAAGGGCGAGACCTTCGACATTCCTGTCGACGCAGAGATGCGCACGGACCTGCCCGTCAAGCACGGCATGCTGACCACGGCGGAGTTCAGCGCGTGGGTGAAGAGTGGCGACACGTCGTGGGCGAAGACGAAGTGGAAGGTCCTCCAGCGGGAGGAGTGCAGCAAGATCGCGCTTCTGGAAAGCGCAGTGGCCCTGCCTGACACCTGGTACATCGAAGAGTCCGAGGGCACCTGCGTGCTGGCCAGTGCCGGCATTCCCGCCACCGTGTCCCAGACGAAGGGCCTGTACCGTTTCGGCTTCGAGTCGCCGGTGCTGGTCGACATGTTCACCGGCCAGAGCGCCCCGGGGCCGGCGGGCACCAGCGCCCGTGGTGTGCTGGTCACGCCGGAGATGTGGGTGTCCGCGGGGGCTGACGGTGCGATGTCGGCCTATACGCCGACCAAGTGAGGCACCACACCAAGTGAGACACCACCTTGGCGACGCCGCCGCCACGAGGGCGCTCAGCCCTCCTTCGCCTGGGCGGCGGCCTCCATGCGATAGCCCTGCTTGATGTCCTCGTGGTGGCGGATGACTTCGGTGACCATGAATGACAAGAACTTCTCCGCGAAGTCCGGGTCCAGTCCGGCCGACTCGGCCAGGGCCCGCATGCGCCGCACTTGGCGGCGCTCGCGCGCGGGGTCCGCGGGCGGCATGTCGTGGCGGGCCTTGATGTGACCGACCCTCTGGGTGCAGCGGAAGCGTTCGGCCAGGATGTGGATGAGGGCGGCGTCAATGTTGTCGATGGTGGCTCGCGCCTCCAGCAGCTCGGCGGGCAGCCCTTCCCCGAGGCCGCGGATGTCTTCGCTGCGCGGATCGCTTGCGACGGCCCCATCACCCATGACGCTCCCCTTTTCCCTTCCCGGTGGCCCGGCGCCGGGCCACCGTCGCCTCAGGCCGAGCGGATCCCCCGGCGGCCCTCCGCGTGCAATTCGGCTTCC
This genomic interval carries:
- a CDS encoding chorismate mutase; this translates as MGDGAVASDPRSEDIRGLGEGLPAELLEARATIDNIDAALIHILAERFRCTQRVGHIKARHDMPPADPARERRQVRRMRALAESAGLDPDFAEKFLSFMVTEVIRHHEDIKQGYRMEAAAQAKEG